One Ochotona princeps isolate mOchPri1 chromosome 7, mOchPri1.hap1, whole genome shotgun sequence genomic window carries:
- the LOC101518177 gene encoding prefoldin subunit 6-like has translation MTELIQKQLLGEVEKHQQLQKDLSKSMSGRQKLEAQLTENNIVKEELALLDGSNVVFKLLGPMLVKQELGEARATVGKRLDYITAEIKRYESQLRDREWQSEQQRETLAQLQQEFQQAQAAKEGAPGKA, from the coding sequence ATGACCGAGCTgatccagaagcagctgctgGGAGAAGTGGAGAAGCACCAACAGCTACAGAAGGATTTGAGTAAATCCATGTCAGGGAGACAGAAGCTGGAAGCAcagctaacagaaaacaacatcgTGAAGGAGGAACTGGCTCTACTGGATGGATCCAACGTGGTCTTCAAACTTCTGGGCCCCATGCTGgttaagcaggagctgggagaggcGCGGGCCACCGTGGGCAAGAGGCTGGACTACATCACAGCTGAAATTAAGCGATACGAATCCCAGCTCCGGGACCGGGAGTGGCAGTCGGAGCAGCAAAGGGAAACCCTTGCCCAGCTgcagcaggagttccagcaggcCCAGGCAGCAAAGGAAGGGGCACCTGGGAAGGCCTGA